In Kitasatospora viridis, the following are encoded in one genomic region:
- a CDS encoding LacI family DNA-binding transcriptional regulator, translated as MVTLADVARHAGVSSSTVSYALSGKRSISRETRLRIERAITDLGYHPNAGARALAGKRSHIIALVVPLHTEVYVPTMMEIAIAVTVAAREHGYDVLLLTNDEGPDGVQRVAASGLADGVILMDVRLDDDRIPVLHAQRTPAALIGLPDDPGGLSCVDHDFAAAGALCADHLADLGHRDIAFIGYGSAVYRRHAGYAERTVNGFRDRAQHRGLRFLHRPCEGSYESTAGTLARILADRPDTTGFVVQNEAAIGPLLSLLRASGRTVPEDASVIAVCPDQLAEQHSPRLTSVTGPKKELGQVAVEQVMARIAALAAGAEPEDELALMPPELVVRESTGPAPHR; from the coding sequence ATGGTGACACTCGCCGACGTGGCCAGGCACGCGGGCGTCTCGTCAAGCACCGTCAGCTACGCGCTCAGCGGCAAGCGCTCGATCTCCCGGGAGACCCGGCTACGGATCGAACGGGCCATCACCGACCTCGGCTACCACCCCAACGCGGGTGCCCGCGCGCTGGCCGGCAAGCGCTCGCACATCATCGCCCTGGTGGTGCCACTGCACACCGAGGTGTACGTGCCGACGATGATGGAGATCGCCATCGCCGTCACCGTCGCCGCCCGCGAGCACGGCTACGACGTCCTGCTGCTCACCAACGACGAGGGCCCCGACGGGGTGCAGCGGGTCGCCGCCAGCGGGCTCGCCGACGGCGTGATCCTGATGGACGTGCGGCTGGACGACGACCGCATCCCGGTGCTGCACGCCCAACGCACCCCGGCCGCGCTGATCGGCCTGCCCGACGACCCGGGCGGACTCTCCTGCGTGGACCACGACTTCGCCGCCGCCGGCGCGCTCTGCGCCGACCACCTGGCCGACCTCGGCCACCGCGACATCGCCTTCATCGGCTACGGCAGCGCCGTCTACCGGCGCCACGCCGGCTACGCCGAGCGCACCGTGAACGGCTTCCGCGACCGGGCCCAGCACCGCGGCCTGCGCTTCCTGCACCGGCCCTGCGAGGGCAGCTACGAGAGCACGGCCGGCACCCTGGCCCGGATCCTCGCGGACCGCCCGGACACCACCGGCTTCGTGGTGCAGAACGAGGCCGCGATCGGCCCGCTGCTCAGCCTGCTGCGGGCCAGCGGCCGGACCGTGCCGGAGGACGCCTCGGTGATCGCGGTCTGCCCCGACCAGCTGGCCGAGCAGCACTCGCCCCGGCTCACCTCGGTGACCGGACCGAAGAAGGAGCTCGGGCAGGTGGCCGTGGAGCAGGTGATGGCGCGGATCGCCGCGCTGGCCGCCGGCGCCGAGCCCGAGGACGAACTGGCCCTGATGCCGCCGGAGCTGGTGGTGCGGGAGAGCACCGGCCCGGCCCCCCATCGTTAG
- a CDS encoding carbohydrate ABC transporter permease: MTNVLSIGRDKRTRAAASADRRARAARPPWQEPPSALGQTAKGLTLSGAVAIVLVPMWIIVVTSFSTPGAINRAGGMVIWPDGLTLEAYREMLDNPTVVTALVVSLAITGIGTLVSMVVSVLCAYGLSRSGSLGHRFILLLLIITMFVGGGLIPTFLVVTGLGGYDQWWALILPSAVSVFNILVLRAFYSGTSSELIDAARMDGAGDWRILWSVVLPTSRAVTAVIALFYGVGYWNSFFNVMIYMPTDSQKWPLQYVLLTYVDRGNGLPGSVNAGFGSTHAQTAPLSLQMAVVVLTLVPLVMVYPFVQKHLRTGVLTGAIKG, encoded by the coding sequence ATGACGAACGTACTGAGCATCGGCCGCGACAAGCGCACCCGCGCCGCGGCGAGCGCCGACCGGCGCGCCCGGGCCGCCCGGCCGCCCTGGCAGGAGCCGCCGAGCGCACTCGGCCAGACCGCCAAGGGGCTGACTCTGAGCGGCGCGGTGGCCATCGTCCTGGTCCCGATGTGGATCATCGTGGTCACCAGCTTCTCCACCCCCGGGGCGATCAACCGGGCCGGCGGCATGGTGATCTGGCCGGACGGCCTGACCCTTGAGGCCTACCGCGAGATGCTGGACAACCCGACCGTGGTCACCGCACTGGTGGTCAGCCTCGCCATCACGGGCATCGGCACGCTGGTGTCGATGGTGGTGTCGGTCCTGTGCGCCTACGGGCTCTCCCGCTCCGGCTCGCTCGGCCACCGCTTCATCCTGCTGCTGCTGATCATCACCATGTTCGTCGGCGGCGGCCTGATCCCCACCTTCCTGGTGGTCACCGGCCTCGGCGGCTACGACCAGTGGTGGGCGCTGATCCTGCCGAGCGCGGTCTCGGTCTTCAACATCCTGGTGCTGCGCGCCTTCTACTCCGGCACCTCCTCCGAACTGATCGACGCGGCCCGGATGGACGGCGCGGGCGACTGGCGGATCCTCTGGTCGGTGGTGCTGCCCACCTCGCGCGCCGTGACCGCGGTGATCGCGCTCTTCTACGGCGTCGGCTACTGGAACTCCTTCTTCAACGTCATGATCTACATGCCGACGGACAGTCAGAAGTGGCCGCTGCAGTACGTACTGCTCACCTACGTCGACCGGGGCAACGGACTGCCCGGCTCGGTCAACGCCGGCTTCGGCAGCACGCACGCCCAGACCGCGCCGCTCTCGCTGCAGATGGCCGTGGTGGTCCTCACCCTGGTGCCGCTCGTTATGGTCTATCCGTTCGTCCAGAAGCACCTGCGAACCGGCGTGCTCACCGGGGCGATCAAGGGCTGA
- a CDS encoding ABC transporter permease, with protein sequence MSARLSWRVRLRRDKSLLLMTVPTVVLLLLFNYAPLFGLVTAFQNYDPLVGVWHSDWVGFDQFTQLFGDPLFWESMKNTLYLSFVQLVLFFPIPIALALLLNSVLSERTRNFIQSVLYLPHFFSWVLALTIFQQMLGGAGVVNQLLRQHGIGTWDIMTNPHTFALLVTSQAIWKEAGWGIIVFLAALSAINTELYEAAAADGAGRWRRMWHITLPGLRGVIMLMLVLRLGNALSVGFEQFLIQRLAVGHDAADVLDTFSFYYGIATGNYSYGAAAGLFKSVVSLLLIWGANRLAHAFGEDGLYRK encoded by the coding sequence GTGTCCGCACGGCTGAGCTGGCGGGTCAGGCTGCGACGCGACAAGTCGCTGCTGCTGATGACCGTGCCGACGGTCGTCCTGCTCCTGCTCTTCAACTACGCCCCCCTGTTCGGGCTGGTCACCGCCTTCCAGAACTACGACCCGCTGGTCGGCGTCTGGCACAGCGACTGGGTCGGCTTCGACCAGTTCACCCAGCTCTTCGGCGACCCGCTGTTCTGGGAGTCGATGAAGAACACGCTCTACCTGAGCTTCGTCCAGCTGGTGCTGTTCTTCCCGATCCCGATCGCGCTCGCCCTGCTGCTCAACTCGGTGCTGAGCGAGCGGACCCGCAACTTCATCCAGTCCGTGCTCTACCTGCCGCACTTCTTCTCGTGGGTGCTGGCGCTCACGATCTTCCAGCAGATGCTGGGCGGCGCCGGCGTGGTCAACCAGCTCCTGCGCCAACACGGCATCGGGACCTGGGACATCATGACCAACCCGCACACCTTCGCGCTGCTGGTCACCTCCCAGGCGATCTGGAAGGAAGCCGGCTGGGGCATCATCGTCTTCCTCGCCGCGCTCAGCGCCATCAACACCGAGCTCTACGAGGCGGCGGCGGCCGACGGCGCGGGCCGGTGGCGGCGGATGTGGCACATCACCCTGCCCGGTCTGCGCGGTGTGATCATGCTGATGCTGGTGCTGCGGCTGGGCAACGCGCTCTCGGTCGGCTTCGAGCAGTTCCTGATCCAGCGGCTCGCGGTCGGCCACGACGCAGCCGACGTGCTGGACACCTTCTCCTTCTACTACGGCATCGCCACCGGCAACTACAGCTACGGCGCGGCGGCCGGGCTCTTCAAGAGCGTGGTCTCGCTGCTGCTGATCTGGGGCGCCAACCGGCTGGCGCACGCCTTCGGCGAGGACGGGCTCTACCGGAAATGA